In the genome of Microbacterium endophyticum, one region contains:
- a CDS encoding glycosyltransferase family 2 protein, with protein MSKARSTPTRRRQWGTERSWMPLPAMHPAPSTAKLIWGNIAIWSTIVIWVLYVVSVVFAQLVGGAFDTTLRIVEAVSYVLVVTFLMFSALMYLVARQGAYGRFLHHERVPRAELDDHFGSTHEPLTVLVPSYAEEPAVVRKTLWSAALQEYPSLRVVLLLDDNPEPADESDAERLATTRAVPAEIEAALREPAERFSDAWLECSHQLMIDGVPVETVMPGLAAEYRAGVEWLRAMADAERDEDHVDDFFIGEVLEGLADDLEETAIAVEAAIAAEHALKPERIQQLLRRLAWIFSAEVTSFERKRYASLSHEANKAMNLNSYIGLIGGRYQEHETPDGRMLRYVPGTEPADFVIPNSEFILTLDADSLLLRDYCLRLVYFLEQPENSRVAVTQTPYSSFRGAPSRIERLAGATTDVQHILHQGMTAHNATFWVGANAVIRMEALDDILEIESSGGLDVRRYVQDRTVIEDTESSVDLGEHRWTLVNYPERLSYSATPPDFGSLVVQRRRWANGGLVILPKLWQQMRERRRDGMPMKAMEVALRANYLASIMWASFGLVFLLIYPYDSRLVSPLVFLGAVPYFAAMASDLHYTGYKRTDIFRIYGFNLILLPVNLAGVLKSIQQAITAKKIPFARTPKVRDRTAAPFVFVVVPYIIVGFSAYIAWQSFFQENWWLFGFASFNTVCAMGAIIAYIGIWNSVVDVWLGLTDWMWVEASKGKHANSDAATLDWQAALYRGAAAPGENTRGTRRERPIAETPQQQSESPDPALIDDRPTGDAPATGEHSADSAHAV; from the coding sequence ATGTCGAAAGCACGCTCGACGCCGACACGTCGTCGGCAGTGGGGTACTGAGCGCTCGTGGATGCCGCTACCGGCGATGCATCCCGCACCGTCGACCGCGAAGCTCATCTGGGGCAACATCGCGATCTGGTCGACGATCGTGATCTGGGTGCTCTATGTCGTGAGCGTCGTGTTCGCACAGCTCGTCGGCGGTGCGTTCGATACAACGCTGCGAATTGTGGAAGCCGTGTCCTACGTACTGGTCGTGACCTTCCTCATGTTCTCGGCTCTCATGTACCTCGTCGCGCGCCAGGGCGCGTACGGGCGCTTTCTGCACCACGAGCGGGTGCCGCGCGCCGAACTCGACGACCATTTCGGCAGCACGCACGAGCCGCTTACGGTACTCGTGCCTTCGTACGCGGAGGAGCCGGCTGTCGTCAGAAAGACGTTGTGGTCGGCGGCGCTTCAGGAGTATCCCTCGTTGCGCGTCGTGCTGCTGCTTGACGACAACCCCGAGCCCGCAGACGAGAGCGATGCGGAGCGTCTCGCTACGACACGTGCGGTTCCTGCAGAGATCGAAGCGGCACTGCGAGAGCCTGCGGAGCGTTTCTCTGACGCGTGGCTGGAGTGTTCTCACCAGTTGATGATCGACGGTGTGCCCGTCGAGACCGTCATGCCGGGTCTTGCCGCGGAATACCGTGCTGGCGTCGAATGGCTTCGCGCTATGGCGGACGCCGAGCGCGACGAAGACCACGTGGACGACTTCTTCATCGGCGAAGTGCTCGAAGGCCTCGCCGACGACCTCGAAGAAACAGCGATCGCCGTCGAGGCCGCGATTGCGGCAGAGCACGCTCTCAAACCGGAGCGAATTCAGCAGTTGCTGCGTCGCCTTGCCTGGATCTTCTCCGCCGAGGTGACGTCGTTCGAGCGAAAGCGGTACGCATCGCTGTCGCACGAAGCCAACAAGGCCATGAACCTCAATTCGTACATCGGTCTCATCGGCGGACGTTACCAAGAGCACGAGACACCCGACGGACGGATGCTTCGTTATGTTCCGGGCACTGAACCCGCCGACTTCGTGATCCCCAACTCCGAGTTCATCCTGACGCTAGACGCCGACTCGCTCCTGCTTCGCGACTACTGCCTACGGCTCGTCTACTTTCTCGAACAACCTGAGAACTCGCGCGTGGCCGTGACGCAGACCCCGTACTCATCGTTTCGCGGCGCGCCCTCCCGTATCGAGCGACTGGCGGGGGCGACGACTGACGTGCAGCACATTCTGCACCAGGGGATGACGGCCCACAACGCCACTTTCTGGGTGGGCGCAAACGCGGTAATCCGTATGGAAGCGCTCGATGACATCCTCGAGATCGAGTCGTCGGGGGGCCTCGATGTGCGGCGCTACGTTCAAGACCGCACCGTCATCGAAGACACCGAATCCAGCGTTGATCTCGGTGAGCACCGGTGGACCCTCGTTAACTATCCCGAGCGCTTGAGCTACAGTGCGACGCCGCCTGATTTCGGCTCCCTCGTCGTGCAACGTCGGCGGTGGGCAAACGGCGGGCTGGTCATCTTGCCGAAGCTCTGGCAGCAGATGCGAGAGCGTCGTCGTGATGGAATGCCCATGAAGGCGATGGAAGTGGCGCTTCGCGCCAACTATCTCGCGTCCATCATGTGGGCAAGCTTCGGTCTGGTTTTTCTGCTGATCTATCCGTACGACAGCAGGCTCGTGAGTCCCCTTGTCTTCCTGGGCGCTGTCCCGTACTTCGCCGCGATGGCCAGCGACCTCCATTACACCGGTTACAAGCGCACCGACATCTTTCGCATCTACGGCTTCAACCTCATCCTGCTACCGGTCAACCTCGCGGGTGTTCTGAAGTCGATTCAACAGGCCATCACGGCGAAGAAGATTCCGTTCGCGCGCACACCGAAGGTGAGGGACCGCACTGCTGCACCCTTTGTCTTCGTCGTCGTGCCCTACATCATCGTCGGATTCTCGGCATACATAGCATGGCAGAGCTTCTTTCAAGAAAACTGGTGGTTGTTCGGGTTCGCGTCTTTCAACACCGTGTGCGCGATGGGGGCGATCATCGCGTACATCGGTATCTGGAACTCAGTTGTTGACGTGTGGCTCGGCCTCACCGATTGGATGTGGGTCGAAGCATCCAAAGGCAAGCACGCCAATTCGGATGCGGCGACGCTTGACTGGCAGGCGGCGCTCTATCGCGGAGCGGCAGCGCCCGGCGAAAATACCCGCGGCACACGTCGTGAGCGCCCTATCGCCGAGACTCCACAGCAGCAGAGTGAATCTCCTGACCCCGCGCTGATAGACGACCGGCCGACTGGAGATGCGCCGGCAACTGGTGAGCACTCAGCTGACTCGGCGCACGCGGTATGA
- the rplQ gene encoding 50S ribosomal protein L17 — protein sequence MPKPTKGPRLGGGPAHERLLLANLAAALYTHKSIKTTETKAKRLRPLAERLITFAKRGDLHARRRVLSVIGDKEVVHTLFTEIAPLVAEREGGYTRITKVGNRKGDNAPMAVIELVLEPVTKKASKVTKKDAAAPAAEEAPVEEAPVEESAADAGAESSEEGEAAETAAEEAVEAPAEDTDKA from the coding sequence ATGCCTAAGCCCACGAAGGGTCCCCGCCTCGGAGGCGGCCCCGCACACGAGCGTCTGCTGCTTGCGAACCTCGCGGCTGCCCTCTACACGCACAAGTCCATCAAGACCACCGAGACCAAGGCAAAGCGTCTTCGTCCGCTCGCCGAGCGTCTGATCACGTTCGCAAAGCGGGGCGACCTGCACGCTCGTCGTCGGGTTCTCTCGGTCATCGGTGACAAAGAAGTGGTTCACACTCTCTTCACCGAGATCGCGCCGCTGGTTGCCGAGCGTGAGGGCGGCTACACCCGCATCACCAAGGTCGGAAACCGCAAGGGCGATAACGCGCCCATGGCCGTCATCGAACTGGTTCTCGAGCCCGTTACGAAGAAGGCTTCGAAGGTCACCAAGAAGGATGCAGCCGCTCCCGCCGCCGAAGAGGCTCCGGTTGAGGAAGCACCCGTCGAAGAGTCCGCGGCCGACGCTGGTGCCGAATCGTCTGAAGAGGGCGAAGCGGCTGAGACTGCAGCGGAGGAAGCCGTAGAGGCTCCCGCCGAAGACACAGACAAGGCGTAA
- a CDS encoding DNA-directed RNA polymerase subunit alpha: MLIAQRPTLTEEKIGEFRSRFIIEPLEPGFGYTIGNALRRSLLSSIPGAAVTSIRIDGVLHEFSTIPGVKEDVTEIILNIKQLVVSSERDEPITAYLRKTGAGEVTAADISAPAGVEVHNPELVIATLNDTARFELELTIERGRGYVSATQNRNEYAEAGQVPIDSIYSPVLKVSYRVDATRAGERTDFDKLILDVESKSSMAPRDAVASAGRTLTELFGLARELNVEAEGIEIGPPPVETVHTNELSMPIEDLDLSVRSYNCLKREGINTVSELVALSETQLMNIRNFGQKSVDEVRDKLISLGLSLKDSVPGFDGAQFFGGYDEENV, encoded by the coding sequence GTGCTCATCGCACAGCGTCCCACCCTCACCGAGGAGAAGATCGGCGAATTCCGTAGCCGATTCATCATCGAGCCGCTGGAGCCCGGTTTCGGGTACACGATCGGTAACGCGCTGCGTCGCAGCCTTCTCTCTTCTATCCCGGGTGCTGCCGTAACCAGCATCCGCATCGACGGCGTGCTGCACGAGTTCAGCACGATCCCCGGTGTGAAAGAGGATGTCACCGAGATCATCCTGAACATCAAGCAGCTTGTCGTTTCGAGCGAGCGTGACGAGCCGATCACTGCGTACCTGCGCAAGACCGGTGCGGGCGAGGTTACTGCTGCAGATATTTCGGCTCCTGCCGGTGTCGAGGTACACAACCCCGAACTCGTCATCGCGACGCTCAACGACACCGCGCGTTTCGAACTCGAGCTAACGATCGAGCGTGGCCGCGGCTACGTGTCTGCAACGCAGAACCGCAACGAGTACGCAGAGGCCGGTCAGGTTCCGATCGACTCGATCTACTCGCCCGTGCTCAAGGTCAGCTACCGCGTTGACGCAACACGTGCCGGTGAGCGCACCGACTTCGACAAGCTCATCCTCGATGTTGAGTCGAAGTCGTCGATGGCTCCCCGTGACGCCGTCGCCTCCGCCGGTCGCACCCTCACCGAACTGTTCGGACTCGCTCGCGAGCTGAACGTCGAGGCCGAGGGCATCGAGATCGGCCCGCCGCCGGTCGAGACGGTGCACACGAACGAACTGTCGATGCCCATCGAGGACCTCGATCTTTCGGTTCGCTCTTACAACTGCCTCAAGCGCGAGGGGATCAACACAGTTTCCGAACTGGTTGCCCTCTCGGAGACGCAGCTGATGAACATCCGCAACTTCGGTCAGAAGTCGGTCGACGAGGTGCGCGACAAGCTCATCTCGCTCGGACTGTCGCTCAAGGATTCGGTGCCCGGTTTCGATGGCGCTCAGTTCTTCGGCGGTTACGACGAAGAGAACGTTTGA
- the rpsK gene encoding 30S ribosomal protein S11, whose amino-acid sequence MAQAKTAARKPRRKEKKNIALGHAHIKSTFNNTIVSITDPSGAVISWASSGGVGFKGSRKSTPYAAGMAAESAARQAAEHGVKKVDVFVKGPGSGRETAIRSLTSAGLEVGSIQDVTPQAHNGCRPPKRRRV is encoded by the coding sequence ATGGCACAGGCCAAAACCGCCGCGCGCAAGCCGCGCCGCAAAGAGAAGAAGAACATCGCGCTGGGTCACGCCCACATCAAGTCGACGTTCAACAACACAATCGTTTCGATCACCGACCCCTCAGGTGCCGTCATCAGCTGGGCTTCGTCCGGCGGCGTCGGCTTCAAGGGCTCGCGCAAGTCGACACCGTATGCCGCTGGCATGGCAGCTGAATCGGCTGCTCGTCAGGCCGCTGAGCACGGTGTAAAAAAGGTCGACGTTTTCGTCAAGGGTCCGGGTTCAGGTCGCGAGACCGCAATCCGCTCGCTGACGTCAGCGGGTCTTGAGGTCGGTTCTATTCAGGACGTGACCCCACAGGCCCACAACGGCTGCCGTCCCCCCAAGCGCCGCCGCGTCTGA
- the rpsM gene encoding 30S ribosomal protein S13 produces the protein MARLAGVDIPRDKRVVIALTYIYGVGRTRSVEILKATEIDESIRVKDLTDEQLVVLRDHIEGTYKVEGDLRREVAADIRRKVEIGSYEGVRHRRGLPVRGQRTKTNARTRKGPKRTVAGKKKAR, from the coding sequence ATGGCACGTCTTGCTGGCGTCGACATCCCGCGCGATAAGCGCGTGGTCATCGCCCTGACTTACATCTACGGCGTTGGCCGTACCCGTTCCGTCGAGATCTTGAAAGCTACCGAGATCGACGAGAGCATCCGCGTGAAGGATCTCACCGACGAGCAGCTCGTCGTGCTTCGCGATCACATCGAAGGCACCTACAAGGTGGAGGGTGACCTTCGCCGTGAGGTTGCCGCCGACATTCGCCGCAAGGTTGAGATCGGCTCCTACGAAGGCGTGCGCCACCGCCGCGGCCTTCCGGTGCGCGGACAGCGCACCAAGACCAACGCGCGTACCCGCAAGGGCCCCAAGCGCACCGTCGCCGGCAAGAAGAAGGCGCGCTAG
- the rpmJ gene encoding 50S ribosomal protein L36, with amino-acid sequence MKVKPSVRPICDHCKVIRRHGRVMVICKANPRHKQRQG; translated from the coding sequence ATGAAGGTCAAGCCCTCAGTTCGGCCCATCTGCGATCACTGCAAAGTGATCCGTCGTCACGGCCGCGTCATGGTTATCTGCAAGGCGAACCCTCGCCACAAGCAGCGCCAGGGCTAA
- the infA gene encoding translation initiation factor IF-1: MAKKDGVIEIEGTISEALPNAMFRVELSNGHKVLATISGKMRQNYIRIIPEDRVVVELSPYDLTRGRIVYRYR; this comes from the coding sequence ATGGCGAAAAAAGACGGTGTCATCGAGATCGAGGGCACAATATCCGAGGCGCTGCCGAACGCGATGTTTCGCGTAGAGCTCAGCAACGGACACAAGGTGCTGGCAACGATCTCAGGAAAGATGCGGCAGAACTACATCCGTATCATTCCCGAAGACCGCGTCGTCGTAGAGCTTTCGCCCTACGACCTCACGCGTGGTCGCATCGTTTACCGCTACCGCTAA
- a CDS encoding DsbA family protein: MAAAARKVNTFVIGVTIAVVVVLGGVTALVVWMNNAASDPGVAPEASNVNTDTGAIVFGDGPDVVDTYIDFMCPYCNQFEQSEGETIQGLIESGDITLNVHPVSILDRLSNGTEYSSRSAGAMYAVAAADPDNAYAFLEAMYENQPAENSDGLSDDQIIQIAKDAGVNVTSDLEDAITSGEYTKYAQSQSLPDGETGTPTLVVNDEIISITYDPQADILANLSS, translated from the coding sequence GTGGCTGCAGCTGCACGTAAGGTCAATACGTTCGTCATTGGTGTCACCATCGCGGTGGTCGTTGTTCTCGGTGGCGTGACAGCGCTCGTCGTGTGGATGAACAATGCAGCTAGCGACCCCGGTGTAGCTCCCGAAGCATCCAACGTGAACACCGACACCGGTGCGATCGTCTTCGGCGATGGGCCCGACGTGGTCGACACGTATATCGACTTCATGTGCCCGTATTGCAATCAGTTCGAGCAGAGCGAGGGCGAGACGATTCAGGGGCTGATCGAGTCCGGCGACATCACGCTGAATGTGCACCCGGTTTCGATTCTTGATCGGCTCTCGAACGGCACTGAATACTCGAGTCGCTCCGCCGGTGCCATGTACGCGGTAGCCGCGGCAGACCCGGACAACGCATACGCGTTCCTCGAGGCGATGTACGAGAACCAGCCGGCGGAGAACTCAGACGGCTTGAGCGATGATCAGATTATTCAGATCGCCAAAGATGCGGGCGTCAACGTGACAAGCGACCTCGAAGACGCGATCACTTCGGGGGAGTACACGAAGTACGCGCAGTCCCAGTCTCTGCCTGATGGTGAGACCGGAACTCCCACGCTGGTCGTGAACGACGAGATCATTTCGATCACGTACGACCCGCAGGCGGATATCCTGGCGAACCTCAGCAGCTAA
- the map gene encoding type I methionyl aminopeptidase: protein MLRRSIYKSPAQLRLMREPGLITAAALDAVRGLIAPGVTTLELDAAASAVITSAGAESNFQMVRGYRHTICVSVNEQVVHGIPGERVLEPGDIVSVDAGAELRGWNGDSAFTVVVPDADRPDVVADREELSRVTEGSLWAGIASLARASHIGEIGAAVQDYIEGSGHEYGILRDYVGHGIGRKMHESPSVFNYRVSDPGAEIRSGLVLAIEPMVVAGSEETFIEEDDWTVSTVDGSAGSHWEHSVAVHDDGIWVLTAPDGGKAGLAPFGVVPQEIR from the coding sequence GTGCTACGACGCTCGATATATAAATCCCCGGCTCAGCTTCGCCTGATGCGAGAACCGGGTCTCATCACCGCTGCCGCTCTCGACGCGGTTCGCGGGTTGATCGCACCCGGGGTGACAACGCTCGAGTTGGATGCGGCGGCATCCGCTGTGATCACCTCCGCCGGCGCCGAATCCAACTTTCAGATGGTGCGTGGCTATCGCCACACAATCTGTGTTTCCGTGAACGAGCAGGTCGTACACGGTATCCCCGGCGAACGTGTTCTCGAGCCTGGCGACATCGTTTCGGTAGACGCAGGAGCTGAGCTCCGCGGCTGGAACGGTGACTCCGCGTTCACCGTCGTCGTACCAGACGCTGACCGACCCGACGTTGTTGCTGACCGGGAAGAGCTTTCCCGCGTGACAGAAGGATCCCTGTGGGCAGGTATCGCATCGCTCGCGCGTGCGTCGCACATCGGTGAAATCGGCGCAGCGGTTCAGGACTACATCGAAGGTTCCGGGCACGAGTACGGAATTCTTCGCGACTACGTGGGTCACGGTATCGGGCGGAAGATGCACGAATCCCCTTCCGTGTTCAACTATCGCGTGAGTGATCCGGGTGCCGAGATACGTTCGGGGCTCGTGCTCGCAATCGAGCCGATGGTGGTAGCGGGTTCTGAAGAGACCTTCATCGAAGAGGATGACTGGACGGTATCAACCGTCGACGGTTCAGCTGGTTCACACTGGGAACATAGCGTCGCCGTGCATGATGACGGTATCTGGGTGCTCACAGCGCCCGATGGAGGCAAAGCTGGGCTTGCGCCTTTCGGCGTGGTTCCGCAAGAGATTCGATAG
- a CDS encoding adenylate kinase → MTTPSARLLIVGPQGSGKGTQGARIAAALGIPAISTGDMFRAAIAGKTPLGLQVQEVIDAGDLVPDELTSAVVRERLSETDAAGGFLLDGYPRNLGQVSDLDAFLTDRDEELTSVIELSVPRDESIARLTLRAQQQGRTDDTEEIIANRLRIYERETAPILDVYRERNIVDAIDGVGTLDDITSRVISALQARGLSADAVR, encoded by the coding sequence ATGACAACGCCTTCCGCTCGTTTGCTGATCGTCGGGCCCCAAGGGTCAGGAAAGGGAACTCAGGGCGCACGCATCGCGGCAGCACTCGGCATCCCCGCCATTTCTACCGGCGACATGTTTCGGGCTGCGATTGCGGGTAAAACTCCCCTCGGTCTCCAGGTTCAGGAGGTCATCGATGCTGGTGATCTCGTGCCGGACGAACTGACGAGCGCGGTTGTACGGGAGCGTCTCAGCGAGACAGATGCCGCTGGCGGTTTCTTGCTCGACGGGTACCCTCGAAACCTCGGTCAGGTGAGCGACCTCGACGCATTCCTCACCGATCGGGACGAAGAACTCACATCTGTCATCGAGCTCAGTGTTCCGCGCGACGAAAGCATCGCCCGCTTGACGCTCCGTGCCCAACAGCAGGGGCGAACTGACGACACCGAAGAGATCATTGCGAATCGCTTGCGTATCTACGAACGGGAGACGGCGCCGATTCTCGATGTCTACCGGGAACGCAACATCGTCGACGCGATCGACGGGGTCGGCACTTTGGACGACATCACATCCCGTGTGATCTCGGCGCTGCAAGCTCGTGGCTTGTCTGCCGACGCCGTTCGCTGA
- the secY gene encoding preprotein translocase subunit SecY has product MFSAIARVFRTPDLRRKIAFTLGIIALYRLGAHVPSPFVDFSNVQECLADSGGAEGLLSLVNLFAGGALLQLSVFALGVMPYITATIIVQLLRVVIPHFETLYKEGQAGQARLTQYTRYLTIALALLQSTTLVTVARSGQLFGTTDVASCSQVLTNDAWWAQLLMIITMTAGTGLIMWFAELVTEKGIGNGMSILIFTSIAASFPSAMWQIFEANGFEVFLLVLAVSVVVVALVVFVEQSQRRVPVQYAKRMVGRRTYGGTNTYIPIKVNMAGVVPVIFASSLLYIPALIAQFNVTPDADGNIPDWVTWVQTNLTTGDSPIYMAVYFLLIVGFTYFYVAITFNPVEVADNMKKYGGFIPGIRAGRPTAEYLDYVLTRITLPGSLYLGLIALIPLIALATVGANQNFPFGGASILIIVGVGLETVKQIDAQLQQRHYEGLLR; this is encoded by the coding sequence TTGTTCAGCGCCATTGCGCGGGTTTTCCGCACACCTGACCTGCGGCGGAAAATCGCCTTTACCTTGGGCATCATCGCCCTGTACCGCCTCGGTGCTCACGTGCCGTCGCCGTTCGTCGACTTTTCCAACGTGCAAGAGTGCCTCGCCGATTCCGGTGGAGCCGAGGGGCTGCTGTCCCTCGTTAACCTCTTCGCGGGCGGAGCGCTGCTACAGCTTTCGGTATTCGCGCTCGGAGTGATGCCGTACATCACGGCGACGATCATCGTGCAGCTCCTGCGCGTTGTGATCCCGCACTTCGAGACTCTCTACAAAGAGGGCCAGGCCGGCCAGGCTCGTCTCACCCAGTACACGCGTTACCTGACGATCGCGCTAGCGCTTCTGCAGTCGACGACACTCGTCACTGTTGCGCGAAGCGGTCAGCTCTTCGGAACGACCGATGTGGCGTCGTGCTCGCAGGTTCTCACCAATGACGCATGGTGGGCTCAGCTCCTCATGATCATCACGATGACAGCCGGTACCGGTCTCATCATGTGGTTCGCCGAACTCGTTACCGAAAAGGGCATCGGCAACGGCATGTCGATCCTCATCTTCACCTCGATTGCGGCGTCGTTCCCCTCCGCCATGTGGCAGATCTTCGAGGCCAATGGCTTCGAGGTGTTCCTCCTGGTACTGGCCGTCAGCGTGGTCGTGGTCGCACTGGTGGTGTTCGTCGAACAATCTCAACGTCGAGTTCCAGTGCAGTATGCGAAACGAATGGTGGGGCGTCGTACCTACGGCGGAACGAACACCTACATTCCCATTAAGGTGAATATGGCCGGTGTAGTGCCCGTCATCTTCGCGTCGTCTCTCCTGTACATCCCCGCGCTCATCGCGCAGTTCAACGTGACCCCCGATGCGGATGGCAACATCCCGGATTGGGTCACCTGGGTGCAGACGAACCTCACGACCGGCGACAGCCCGATTTATATGGCTGTGTACTTCTTGCTCATCGTTGGGTTCACGTACTTCTATGTCGCGATCACCTTCAACCCCGTTGAGGTCGCCGACAACATGAAGAAGTACGGCGGCTTCATTCCCGGCATCCGTGCGGGGCGTCCGACCGCCGAGTACCTGGACTACGTGCTTACGCGTATTACGCTTCCCGGTTCGTTGTACCTCGGTCTGATCGCGCTCATCCCTCTGATCGCTCTCGCGACCGTTGGCGCGAACCAGAACTTCCCGTTCGGTGGCGCGTCAATCCTCATCATCGTCGGTGTGGGACTCGAGACCGTAAAGCAGATTGATGCGCAGCTTCAGCAGCGTCACTACGAAGGGCTTTTGCGATGA
- the rplO gene encoding 50S ribosomal protein L15, with protein MAEKKDETAKAVATEKPKAARKPAAKKAPAKAAAPKAAPVTRPGVLKVHHLRPVPGANTAKTRVGRGEGSKGKTAGRGTKGTKARYSVRPGFEGGQMPLHMRTPKLRGFKNPFRVEYQVVNLEKLAELYPTGGDVTIGDLVAKGAVRKNEKVKVLGTGDIDVAINVTVDKVSGSAEQKIVAAGGTVK; from the coding sequence ATGGCTGAGAAGAAGGACGAGACGGCTAAGGCCGTCGCGACGGAGAAGCCGAAGGCTGCTCGCAAGCCCGCTGCCAAGAAGGCTCCGGCTAAGGCGGCAGCGCCCAAGGCTGCACCGGTCACCCGTCCGGGCGTGTTGAAGGTACACCACCTTCGCCCCGTCCCGGGTGCCAACACCGCTAAGACCCGTGTCGGTCGTGGTGAGGGCTCGAAGGGTAAGACCGCTGGCCGCGGTACCAAGGGAACGAAGGCACGCTACTCAGTGCGCCCCGGTTTCGAAGGTGGCCAGATGCCGCTCCACATGCGTACGCCGAAGCTGCGCGGGTTCAAGAACCCGTTCCGCGTCGAGTACCAGGTGGTAAACCTCGAGAAGCTCGCGGAGCTCTACCCGACCGGCGGTGACGTCACCATCGGTGATCTCGTCGCAAAGGGTGCGGTCCGTAAGAACGAAAAAGTTAAGGTGCTGGGCACCGGAGACATCGATGTTGCGATCAACGTGACGGTCGACAAGGTCTCTGGATCTGCCGAGCAGAAGATTGTCGCTGCCGGCGGCACAGTTAAGTAA
- the rpmD gene encoding 50S ribosomal protein L30 produces MAERLKVTQIKSKVSEKQNQRDTLRSLGLKRIGDSVVRPDDAQTRGYVKTVAHLVKVEEIN; encoded by the coding sequence ATGGCTGAACGTCTGAAGGTGACGCAGATCAAGTCCAAGGTGAGCGAGAAGCAGAACCAGCGCGACACGCTGCGTTCGCTCGGTCTGAAGCGGATCGGCGACTCTGTCGTTCGTCCGGACGACGCGCAGACGCGCGGTTACGTCAAGACCGTTGCTCACCTCGTAAAGGTTGAGGAGATCAACTAA
- the rpsE gene encoding 30S ribosomal protein S5, translated as MSENKENNVTAETEAPAAASAEATAPAEGATTEAATTTEREPRRGGRERNPNRDRNSRDRGDNQFLERVVTINRVSKVVKGGRRFSFTALVVVGDGNGVVGVGYGKAREVPLAISKGVEEAKRNFFRVPRVGSTIPHPVQGEAAAGVVLLRPASAGTGVIAGGPVRAVLECAGIHDVLSKSLGSSNTINIVHATVAALKQLEEPRSVAARRGLDFDQVAPARFIRAEAEAAQKVGS; from the coding sequence GTGAGCGAAAACAAGGAGAACAACGTGACCGCCGAGACCGAGGCTCCGGCCGCCGCGTCAGCCGAGGCCACCGCGCCTGCTGAGGGCGCGACGACTGAAGCTGCGACGACCACCGAGCGGGAGCCCCGCCGTGGTGGCCGGGAGCGCAATCCCAACCGTGACCGTAACTCACGCGACCGTGGTGACAACCAGTTCCTCGAGCGCGTCGTCACGATCAACCGTGTATCGAAGGTTGTGAAGGGTGGACGTCGCTTCAGCTTCACCGCCCTCGTCGTCGTCGGAGACGGCAACGGGGTAGTGGGCGTCGGCTACGGCAAGGCGCGCGAAGTCCCTCTCGCCATCTCAAAGGGTGTCGAAGAGGCTAAGCGCAACTTCTTCCGCGTACCGCGCGTTGGCTCGACCATCCCGCACCCGGTACAGGGCGAAGCAGCTGCCGGCGTTGTATTGCTGCGTCCGGCATCCGCCGGTACCGGTGTTATCGCTGGTGGCCCGGTGCGCGCCGTACTCGAGTGTGCTGGTATTCACGACGTCCTTTCGAAGTCGCTGGGTTCGTCGAACACGATCAACATCGTGCACGCGACGGTCGCGGCTCTGAAGCAGCTCGAAGAGCCTCGCTCAGTCGCCGCTCGTCGTGGACTCGACTTCGACCAGGTTGCCCCCGCACGTTTCATCCGTGCCGAGGCAGAAGCTGCGCAGAAGGTAGGTTCCTGA
- the rplR gene encoding 50S ribosomal protein L18, producing the protein MAVKTKSDARARRHTRLRKKVVGSELRPRLVVTRSARHVFVQVVDDTKGHTVASASTLETDLRSLDGDKTAKARKVGELVAERAKAAGVVDVVFDRGGNRYAGRVAAIADGAREGGLNL; encoded by the coding sequence ATGGCTGTGAAGACGAAGTCCGACGCCCGCGCGCGTCGTCACACCCGCCTTCGCAAGAAGGTTGTCGGCTCCGAGCTGCGTCCGCGTCTGGTCGTGACCCGTTCCGCCCGTCACGTATTCGTGCAGGTCGTGGACGACACCAAGGGTCACACTGTCGCATCGGCATCTACGCTCGAGACCGACCTTCGCTCGCTCGACGGTGACAAGACCGCTAAGGCCCGCAAGGTCGGCGAACTTGTTGCAGAGCGCGCAAAGGCAGCCGGCGTCGTCGACGTCGTGTTCGACCGTGGCGGCAACCGCTACGCGGGACGTGTCGCGGCTATCGCCGACGGCGCCCGCGAAGGGGGTTTGAACCTGTGA